In Desulfomonile tiedjei DSM 6799, a genomic segment contains:
- a CDS encoding iron hydrogenase small subunit, which translates to MERFTRRRFVQITGLATGLFVSGLGFARSAYSEAKAAAEKVQSYLTDRLGSIYKHDKEMKFRKSQDNPSVKQLYTEFLDHPNSHMAHRLLHTHYTDRSARVKILKERGVKLALYPEN; encoded by the coding sequence ATGGAAAGATTCACAAGGCGTCGATTTGTGCAAATTACCGGTCTTGCTACGGGGCTTTTTGTATCAGGATTGGGATTCGCAAGATCAGCTTACTCGGAAGCCAAGGCTGCAGCGGAAAAAGTCCAATCCTATCTCACCGACAGACTTGGTTCGATCTACAAGCACGACAAAGAGATGAAGTTCCGCAAATCTCAGGACAATCCTAGTGTAAAACAACTTTACACTGAGTTTCTGGATCATCCCAATTCACATATGGCGCATCGATTATTGCATACTCATTACACAGACCGCTCGGCCAGAGTGAAAATCCTCAAGGAGCGTGGTGTGAAACTGGC